A single region of the Streptomyces virginiae genome encodes:
- a CDS encoding IS701 family transposase: MTTRTRTRALTAGDTTLADFTERLFGHLPRADQRRWARVYLQGLLTTPGKKSVRRLAASVTESPTASQSLQQFINASPWDWNPARTELLRWVEERHPVRAWTIGQVCFPKRGEHSVGVHRRFDPVAGRIVNCQLGFCLFLSLDDGMSVPVDWRLALPEAWVADPVLRRRARISPEAVHQAPEALVLELVDSIAARTSSAHPPVVADLSRLAGAAALIGVLGRRGHDFLVSVPPTLAVRAAALTHGGDPARRPGRGGTTAGDFARLGNTSHPYSAPLAGPDARPQRQPQRQLIHSALVRLPEGEAGGRGAQQIYRLFGERRPGRQGGGPFWLTNMNRHRMDDLLHLVRRSARSTAVLGSLADEFGLLDFEGRSFPGWHHHMTLMSAAYAYAYAVRGRERGELGRQSA; encoded by the coding sequence ATGACGACACGGACGAGGACACGAGCCCTGACTGCCGGTGACACCACCCTGGCCGACTTCACGGAACGCCTCTTCGGTCACTTACCGAGAGCCGACCAGCGCCGCTGGGCCCGGGTCTACCTGCAGGGACTGCTCACCACCCCGGGCAAGAAGTCCGTACGCCGGCTCGCGGCATCCGTCACCGAGTCGCCCACGGCCTCCCAGTCCCTGCAGCAGTTCATCAACGCGAGCCCGTGGGACTGGAATCCGGCCCGCACCGAACTGCTCCGCTGGGTGGAGGAACGACACCCCGTACGGGCCTGGACCATCGGGCAGGTGTGCTTCCCCAAACGTGGCGAGCACTCGGTCGGCGTGCACCGCCGCTTCGACCCCGTCGCCGGACGCATCGTCAACTGCCAGCTTGGCTTCTGCCTCTTCCTGTCCCTGGACGACGGCATGAGCGTGCCCGTGGACTGGCGGCTGGCGCTCCCCGAGGCCTGGGTGGCGGATCCGGTCCTGCGCCGCCGGGCGCGCATCTCCCCCGAGGCCGTGCACCAGGCACCGGAGGCTCTCGTCCTGGAGCTCGTCGACTCGATCGCCGCCCGTACCTCGTCGGCGCATCCTCCCGTGGTCGCCGATCTCAGCCGCCTCGCCGGCGCCGCCGCGCTGATCGGCGTACTCGGCCGCCGCGGGCACGACTTCCTGGTCTCCGTACCCCCGACCCTCGCGGTACGGGCCGCCGCGCTGACCCACGGGGGCGACCCCGCGCGTAGGCCGGGGCGCGGCGGGACCACCGCGGGCGACTTCGCCCGCCTGGGCAACACCAGCCACCCGTACTCCGCGCCGCTCGCCGGCCCCGACGCGCGGCCGCAGCGGCAGCCGCAGCGGCAGCTCATCCACTCGGCGCTGGTCCGGCTGCCGGAAGGGGAGGCCGGCGGGCGGGGGGCGCAGCAGATCTATCGGCTGTTCGGTGAGCGGCGGCCGGGCCGACAGGGCGGCGGGCCCTTCTGGCTCACCAACATGAACCGCCACCGGATGGACGACCTGCTGCACCTGGTGCGACGGTCGGCCCGGTCCACCGCGGTGCTCGGCTCGCTGGCCGACGAGTTCGGGCTCCTCGACTTCGAGGGGCGGTCCTTCCCGGGCTGGCACCATCACATGACGCTGATGTCGGCGGCGTACGCGTATGCGTATGCGGTGCGGGGGCGGGAGCGGGGGGAGCTCGGGCGGCAGTCCGCCTGA
- a CDS encoding monooxygenase: MDTDVIVVGAGPTGLLLACELALAGVRTHVVERRTEPQQDSRALTLHPRSLELMDLRGLAPRFLGLGRTVPGWHFAALDTPLDFAALDSRHPYTLFLAQARTEALLAERADELGVRIHRGHTLTGLRQNEDGVEALVRGPDGDPRPVRAAYLVGCDGGRSLVRQAAGIDFPGTDETLTGVLGDFATVGAGPAALAAARNAGVLAVPLEGGLTRFVYIDPERMRTPARVPVTLEEFRTGLVRICGSDFGVDRPHWLSRFGNATRLAAAYRSGRVLLAGDAAHIHFPAAGQGLNTGLQDAMNLGWKLAAQVRGWAPPGLLDSYHAERHPVGRAVTENTEVQTLLAELPLVARYRRPATALRGLFEELLEMPEVNRRLADRVSALGTAYPAARPDADPLIGRRMPDIGLSTTGPAGPADPGATRVYELLHRGGFALLRLAHARDPRPRTYEAPAAGGGPRISAVTARAAEEHPELDEVREVLVRPDGHVAWATRSPDADLRRTGRENALAAWTTRAGAR, translated from the coding sequence ATGGATACCGATGTGATCGTCGTGGGCGCGGGACCGACCGGGCTGCTGCTTGCCTGCGAGCTGGCCCTGGCCGGCGTACGGACCCATGTCGTCGAGCGGCGCACCGAGCCCCAGCAGGACTCCCGGGCGCTGACCCTGCATCCGCGCAGCCTGGAACTGATGGACCTGCGCGGGCTCGCCCCCCGTTTCCTCGGGCTCGGCCGGACCGTGCCGGGCTGGCATTTCGCCGCCCTCGACACCCCGCTGGACTTCGCCGCCCTCGACAGCCGCCACCCGTACACGCTGTTCCTGGCCCAGGCGCGCACCGAGGCCCTGCTGGCCGAACGGGCCGACGAGTTGGGGGTGCGGATCCACCGCGGGCACACGCTCACCGGCCTACGGCAGAACGAGGACGGGGTCGAGGCGCTGGTGCGCGGGCCGGACGGGGACCCGCGGCCCGTTCGCGCCGCCTACCTGGTCGGATGCGACGGCGGGCGCAGCCTCGTCCGACAGGCCGCCGGAATCGACTTCCCGGGCACGGACGAGACCCTGACCGGGGTCCTCGGGGACTTCGCCACCGTCGGTGCCGGCCCCGCGGCCCTCGCCGCCGCGCGGAACGCGGGCGTGCTCGCCGTCCCGTTGGAAGGCGGGCTGACCCGCTTCGTGTACATCGATCCGGAGCGGATGCGGACGCCGGCGCGGGTGCCGGTGACCCTGGAGGAGTTCCGTACGGGGCTCGTGCGGATCTGTGGGTCCGACTTCGGGGTCGACCGGCCCCACTGGCTCTCGCGCTTCGGCAATGCCACCCGGCTGGCCGCCGCCTACCGCTCCGGCCGCGTCCTGCTGGCCGGCGACGCCGCCCACATCCACTTCCCGGCCGCCGGCCAGGGCCTCAACACCGGGCTCCAGGACGCCATGAACCTCGGCTGGAAGCTGGCGGCGCAGGTGCGCGGCTGGGCCCCGCCCGGGCTCCTCGACAGCTATCACGCCGAGCGCCACCCCGTCGGCCGGGCCGTCACCGAGAACACCGAGGTGCAGACGCTGCTGGCGGAGCTGCCGCTGGTGGCCCGCTACCGGCGGCCGGCCACCGCGCTGCGCGGGCTCTTCGAGGAACTGCTGGAGATGCCCGAGGTCAACCGCCGCCTCGCCGACCGGGTCTCCGCGCTCGGCACCGCCTACCCGGCGGCCCGCCCCGACGCCGATCCGCTGATCGGCCGCCGCATGCCCGACATCGGCCTGAGCACGACCGGTCCGGCCGGTCCGGCCGATCCAGGTGCGACGCGGGTGTACGAACTCCTGCACCGGGGCGGCTTCGCCCTGCTCCGCCTCGCGCACGCCCGGGACCCGCGGCCGCGGACGTACGAGGCCCCCGCCGCCGGAGGGGGCCCGCGGATCAGCGCCGTCACCGCCCGCGCGGCCGAGGAACACCCGGAGCTCGACGAGGTCCGCGAGGTCCTGGTCCGCCCCGACGGACACGTCGCCTGGGCCACCCGGAGCCCTGACGCCGACCTGCGTCGCACCGGCCGCGAGAACGCGCTCGCGGCGTGGACGACGCGAGCCGGCGCACGCTGA
- a CDS encoding ScbR family autoregulator-binding transcription factor: MSERKQQRAPQLRAVQTKAAILRAAAEVFDEFGFSGASISKIMKRADVTQGGMYFHFSSKEELAYAVMVGQGDGLEFPAGEDGLQHLVDITLYLAEQLRHNPVLRAGVRLAVEQGEFGLRDDVAYQAWVLEFRQQLRFARAKGELQPDVDDHELAWVLVSSFTGAQLFSQASTGRVDLPQRIASLWRYLLPAVAADDIRDGLRLTLPPSEPTPEPAADPNPEPQQASAPKRRSRSASEKGA; the protein is encoded by the coding sequence ATGTCAGAACGAAAGCAGCAACGCGCCCCTCAACTCAGGGCAGTTCAGACCAAAGCCGCCATCCTGCGGGCCGCGGCGGAGGTCTTCGACGAGTTCGGCTTCAGTGGAGCCAGCATCAGCAAGATCATGAAGCGGGCGGACGTCACGCAGGGCGGGATGTACTTCCACTTCAGCTCGAAGGAGGAGCTCGCCTACGCCGTCATGGTCGGCCAGGGCGACGGCCTGGAGTTCCCCGCCGGTGAGGACGGCCTGCAGCACCTGGTGGACATCACGCTCTACCTCGCCGAGCAGCTCCGCCACAATCCGGTGCTCCGCGCAGGCGTCCGACTCGCCGTGGAACAGGGCGAGTTCGGCCTCCGCGACGACGTGGCCTACCAGGCCTGGGTGCTGGAGTTCCGCCAGCAGCTGCGCTTCGCCCGGGCCAAGGGCGAGCTCCAGCCGGACGTCGACGACCACGAACTGGCCTGGGTGCTGGTCAGCTCCTTCACCGGGGCGCAGCTCTTCTCCCAGGCGTCCACCGGCCGGGTCGACCTGCCGCAGCGGATCGCCTCCCTGTGGCGCTACCTGCTGCCCGCGGTGGCCGCCGACGACATCCGCGACGGACTGCGCCTGACGCTGCCGCCGAGCGAGCCCACGCCCGAGCCGGCGGCGGACCCGAATCCGGAGCCGCAGCAGGCGTCGGCGCCCAAGCGCAGGTCCAGGTCGGCATCGGAGAAGGGGGCTTGA
- a CDS encoding TetR/AcrR family transcriptional regulator, translated as MRNDLDGSDSAVVKQERGVRTRNHLISVAAAEFDRNGYDGTSLSRLSRSAGISIGALTFHFAAKGELASAVEDSGRAATRRVVEGVTARGGPALDTVSALVLALGRLIETDAAVRAAARLTQERVGAGPDWCGCWLPEVKELLERAAEQGQLDPEVDPCPVALLTAHLVGGVVTRVRRGRGEGPGAVAGELRELWRLIRRGIAARPDPELPK; from the coding sequence GTGAGGAACGACCTGGATGGCAGTGATAGCGCAGTGGTGAAGCAAGAGCGCGGCGTACGCACCCGTAATCATCTGATCTCGGTGGCCGCCGCTGAATTCGACCGCAATGGGTACGACGGGACGTCGCTTTCCCGGTTGAGCCGTTCCGCCGGGATTTCGATCGGAGCCCTCACCTTTCACTTCGCGGCGAAAGGGGAGTTGGCTTCCGCCGTCGAGGATTCGGGGCGGGCCGCCACCCGTAGAGTGGTCGAGGGGGTGACGGCTCGCGGCGGCCCGGCGCTGGACACCGTTTCCGCGCTCGTTCTCGCCCTCGGCCGGCTGATCGAGACGGACGCGGCCGTGCGCGCCGCGGCACGGCTGACCCAGGAGCGGGTGGGCGCCGGACCCGACTGGTGCGGCTGCTGGCTCCCCGAGGTCAAGGAGCTGCTGGAGCGGGCCGCGGAGCAGGGTCAGCTGGATCCCGAGGTCGACCCGTGCCCGGTCGCCCTGCTGACGGCGCATCTGGTGGGCGGTGTCGTCACCCGGGTGCGCCGGGGTCGGGGAGAGGGCCCTGGCGCGGTGGCCGGCGAGCTCAGGGAGTTGTGGCGACTCATCCGTCGGGGCATCGCGGCCCGGCCGGATCCGGAATTGCCCAAGTAG
- a CDS encoding ScbA/BarX family gamma-butyrolactone biosynthesis protein, protein MTVSTDRSASPVAALSSALPREYVHKSAHSEVLLTGWRTVAPDEFVVTAQWPRTHSFYTPDEGHHDPLLLAETVRQAIPLLSHVAYDVPFGHRQIWDTFRYATDPDALAVGSTPADISLHIRCSGISRRGRRLAALTMHVTATRDGAFLGTAEAGFTNQPEAVYQRLRGRNADLAEVAARTIPLPPPLTPRRVGRDRFHDVVLSPTSSTRRAQLRADVNHPILFDHPVDHAPGMLLLEAVRQAAYRSAFPRRGVLTDMEIRFSRYAELTSACWIETLPNPGETTTTPDRHPVSVVAHQNGEVVFAATATVATATTVPLRLHTAG, encoded by the coding sequence ATGACCGTGTCCACCGATCGTTCCGCCTCACCCGTCGCCGCGCTCAGCAGCGCCTTACCTCGGGAGTACGTACACAAGAGCGCACACTCGGAAGTCCTGCTCACCGGATGGCGCACCGTCGCGCCTGACGAGTTCGTCGTCACCGCCCAATGGCCCCGCACCCACAGCTTCTACACGCCGGACGAGGGCCACCACGATCCCCTGCTCCTCGCCGAAACGGTCCGCCAGGCCATTCCGCTCCTCAGTCACGTCGCGTACGACGTCCCCTTCGGTCACCGCCAGATCTGGGACACGTTCCGCTACGCGACCGACCCCGATGCCCTCGCGGTCGGTTCGACCCCGGCCGACATCTCCCTGCACATCCGCTGCTCCGGCATCTCGCGCCGCGGTCGCAGACTCGCGGCTCTCACCATGCACGTGACCGCGACCCGCGACGGAGCGTTCCTCGGCACCGCCGAGGCCGGATTCACCAACCAGCCCGAGGCCGTCTACCAGCGCCTGCGCGGCCGGAACGCGGACCTCGCCGAGGTGGCCGCCCGCACCATCCCGCTTCCGCCTCCGCTGACCCCCCGCCGTGTGGGCCGCGACCGCTTCCACGACGTGGTCCTCTCCCCCACCAGCTCCACGCGGCGCGCCCAGCTCCGGGCCGACGTCAACCATCCGATCCTCTTCGACCACCCCGTCGACCACGCCCCGGGCATGCTGCTCCTGGAGGCCGTTCGCCAGGCCGCGTACCGATCCGCCTTCCCCCGGCGGGGAGTCCTGACCGACATGGAGATCCGCTTCTCCCGCTACGCGGAGCTGACCTCGGCCTGCTGGATCGAGACGCTCCCGAACCCCGGGGAGACGACCACCACGCCGGACCGGCATCCCGTGAGCGTCGTCGCCCACCAGAACGGCGAGGTCGTCTTCGCCGCCACGGCGACCGTCGCCACCGCGACGACCGTCCCCCTCCGCTTGCACACCGCGGGCTGA
- a CDS encoding TetR/AcrR family transcriptional regulator C-terminal domain-containing protein: protein MSSSSTPTRGRPARLDRDRTVDTALDLLDEVGLDALTMRRLADAMDVQAGALYRYFATKDDLLTAMAERMLAGLAATDPDPDTDGDGDGDWSERLATLARAMRTALLARRDGARVYAGTHATGPHTLGFAEAVVDVLRTAGFGEEDAARSLMALAHFTIGHTLEEQAALRPSGDGGASDPERLRLAAEPERYPQLAAVLPTLTSGDFAAHFDFGLSLLLRGLRALERS from the coding sequence ATGAGTTCTTCGTCAACCCCGACCCGGGGCCGCCCGGCCCGCCTCGACCGGGACCGGACCGTCGACACGGCCCTGGACCTCCTGGACGAAGTCGGCCTCGACGCGCTGACGATGCGCCGCCTCGCCGACGCGATGGACGTCCAGGCCGGCGCGCTGTACCGGTACTTCGCCACCAAGGACGACCTGCTGACCGCGATGGCGGAACGGATGCTGGCCGGCCTCGCGGCCACCGACCCCGACCCCGACACCGACGGGGACGGGGACGGGGACTGGAGCGAGCGGCTGGCCACCCTCGCCCGAGCCATGCGGACCGCGCTGCTCGCCCGCCGCGACGGCGCGCGCGTCTACGCGGGCACGCACGCGACCGGACCCCACACCCTCGGCTTCGCCGAAGCGGTCGTCGACGTGCTGCGCACGGCCGGTTTCGGCGAGGAGGACGCGGCGCGCTCGCTGATGGCGTTGGCCCACTTCACCATCGGCCACACGCTGGAGGAGCAGGCCGCGCTCCGGCCGTCGGGGGACGGTGGGGCATCGGATCCCGAGCGCCTGCGCCTGGCGGCGGAGCCCGAGCGCTATCCGCAGCTCGCCGCCGTGCTGCCCACGCTCACGAGCGGTGACTTCGCGGCGCACTTCGACTTCGGGCTGTCCCTGCTCCTACGGGGGCTGCGCGCCCTGGAGCGCTCGTAG
- the galU gene encoding UTP--glucose-1-phosphate uridylyltransferase GalU — translation MNSTPHRITKAVIPAAGLGTRFLPLTKATPKEMLPVVDKPAIQYVVEEAVAAGMSDILMVTGRNKRPLEDHFDRNYELEEALQRRGDQDKLRSVCASTELADIHYVRQRDPKGLGHAVLCAAPHVGREPFAVLLADDLIDPRDPLLARMAEVRERLGGSVVALMEVDPQAIHLYGCAAVDRSAGGDGVPITELVEKPEPGTAPSNLAVIGRYLLDPEIFEVLRNTAPGRGGEIQLTDALRTLVRAGRPVHGVVFSGRRYDTGDRAEYLRATVRLACERADLGPEFLAWLREFVRAEELVGV, via the coding sequence ATGAATTCCACACCTCACCGGATAACCAAAGCAGTGATCCCCGCCGCGGGACTCGGCACGCGATTCCTCCCGCTGACCAAGGCCACCCCGAAGGAAATGCTTCCGGTGGTCGACAAGCCGGCCATCCAGTACGTGGTGGAAGAGGCCGTGGCGGCGGGGATGTCCGACATCCTCATGGTCACCGGCCGCAACAAGCGGCCGCTGGAGGACCACTTCGACCGCAACTACGAGCTGGAGGAAGCCCTCCAGCGCCGGGGTGATCAGGACAAACTCAGAAGCGTCTGCGCCTCCACCGAACTCGCCGACATCCACTACGTACGGCAGCGCGACCCGAAAGGCCTCGGGCACGCCGTCCTGTGCGCCGCACCCCACGTCGGCCGGGAGCCCTTCGCCGTCCTCCTGGCCGACGACCTGATCGACCCCCGTGACCCCCTGCTCGCCCGGATGGCCGAGGTGCGGGAGCGGCTCGGCGGCAGTGTCGTGGCCCTCATGGAGGTGGATCCGCAGGCGATCCACCTGTACGGATGCGCTGCGGTCGACCGGTCGGCGGGCGGTGACGGCGTACCCATCACCGAGCTGGTGGAGAAGCCGGAACCCGGCACCGCGCCCAGCAACCTGGCCGTCATCGGCCGCTACCTCCTCGACCCCGAGATCTTCGAGGTCCTGCGGAACACCGCCCCCGGACGGGGCGGCGAGATCCAGCTCACGGACGCGCTACGCACGCTGGTCCGGGCCGGGCGCCCCGTGCACGGCGTCGTCTTCTCCGGCCGGCGCTACGACACCGGGGACCGCGCCGAGTACCTGCGCGCGACGGTCCGCCTCGCCTGCGAACGCGCCGACCTCGGCCCCGAATTCCTCGCCTGGCTGCGGGAGTTCGTACGGGCGGAAGAGCTCGTCGGGGTCTGA
- a CDS encoding helix-turn-helix transcriptional regulator gives MTSSDLGDFLRARRARLRPDDVGLVSYGRRRVTGLRREEVAVLAGMNSDYYARLEQGRERGPSPQILDAIGDALRLDEAAREHLFRLAGTAPDGGRRGARRPRESIGAPLRQLLDGYTGTPAFVLNPATDVLVANALADALFSPFTWRDNLARMIFLDPVARSFFVRWDLAAEAVVAGLRHATGLDPHHPRLSALVRELGAAGPEFAELWGAHSVRGKTRDTKELDHPDVGPLSLAFESFAVLGAPGQQLVIYHAEPGSPSARGLALLGSLHATRRTS, from the coding sequence GTGACCAGCAGCGATCTCGGAGACTTCCTGCGCGCCCGGCGCGCCCGCCTGCGGCCGGACGACGTCGGACTCGTCTCCTACGGACGCCGCCGCGTGACAGGGCTGCGTCGCGAGGAGGTCGCGGTCCTGGCCGGGATGAACAGCGACTACTACGCGCGGCTGGAACAGGGGCGCGAACGTGGCCCGTCGCCGCAGATCCTCGACGCGATCGGCGACGCCCTGCGCCTGGACGAAGCGGCACGCGAGCACCTCTTCCGGCTGGCGGGCACGGCCCCGGACGGCGGCCGGCGCGGTGCCCGCCGGCCGAGGGAGTCGATCGGCGCCCCGCTGCGCCAACTGCTGGACGGATACACGGGCACCCCGGCCTTCGTCCTGAACCCCGCCACCGACGTCCTGGTGGCCAACGCCCTGGCCGACGCGCTGTTCTCCCCGTTCACGTGGCGGGACAACCTGGCGCGCATGATCTTCCTGGACCCCGTGGCCCGGTCGTTCTTCGTCCGGTGGGACCTCGCGGCCGAGGCGGTGGTGGCCGGCCTGCGCCACGCGACCGGCCTCGACCCGCACCACCCACGCCTCAGCGCCCTGGTACGGGAACTCGGCGCGGCCGGACCGGAGTTCGCCGAGCTCTGGGGCGCGCACTCCGTCCGCGGCAAGACCCGCGACACCAAGGAACTCGACCACCCCGACGTCGGGCCGCTCTCGCTCGCCTTCGAGTCGTTCGCCGTGCTCGGGGCGCCGGGCCAGCAGTTGGTGATCTACCACGCCGAACCGGGAAGCCCGAGCGCCCGCGGCCTCGCCCTGCTCGGCAGCCTGCACGCGACCCGCCGGACGAGCTGA
- a CDS encoding zinc ribbon domain-containing protein YjdM, giving the protein MTENPLPPCPECAGAYTYEMGALLVCPECGHEWPLAPGEAGGAAEERVIKDSVGNVLADGDTVTVVKGLKVKGSASGIKAGTKVRNIRLVEGVDGHDIDCRIEGFGAMQLKSSVVRKV; this is encoded by the coding sequence GTGACTGAGAACCCCCTGCCTCCCTGCCCCGAATGCGCGGGCGCGTACACCTACGAGATGGGTGCGCTCCTGGTCTGCCCCGAGTGCGGCCACGAGTGGCCCCTCGCCCCCGGGGAGGCCGGCGGTGCCGCCGAGGAGCGGGTGATCAAGGACTCGGTCGGCAATGTGCTGGCCGACGGCGACACCGTGACGGTGGTCAAGGGCCTCAAGGTCAAGGGCAGCGCGTCGGGCATCAAGGCGGGCACGAAGGTGCGCAACATCCGCCTGGTGGAAGGCGTCGACGGCCACGACATCGATTGCAGGATCGAGGGCTTCGGCGCGATGCAGCTCAAGTCGAGCGTGGTCAGGAAGGTCTGA
- a CDS encoding phosphomannomutase/phosphoglucomutase: MPDLSNIVKAYDVRGVVPDEWDESLAELFGAAFVEVVGAAAIVIGHDMRPSSPGLSAAFARGAAARGVDVTLIGLCSTDQLYYASGSSGLPGAMFTASHNPAQYNGIKLCRAGAAPVGQDTGLSQIRELVEKWSDEGAPAIAEGTVPGTVTEQDSLPGYAAHLKGLVDLASIRPLKVVVDAGNGMGGHTVPTVFDGLPLDVVPMYFELDGTFPNHEANPLDPKNIVDLQARVLAEGADLGIAFDGDADRCFIVDERGVGVSPSAITALVAARELARNGGSGTVIHNLITSWSVPEVVRENGGTPVRTRVGHSFIKEEMAKTGAIFGGEHSAHYYFKDFWNADTGMLAALHVLAALGGQDGPLSALVASYDRYAGSGEINSTVGDQAARLAAVKETFAAREGVTLDELDGLTVTGEDWWFNVRASNTEPLLRLNVEARDEATLAKVRDEALALIRA; the protein is encoded by the coding sequence ATGCCCGACCTTTCGAACATCGTCAAGGCGTACGACGTGCGTGGTGTCGTGCCGGACGAGTGGGACGAGTCCCTGGCCGAGCTGTTCGGTGCCGCGTTCGTGGAGGTCGTGGGCGCTGCGGCGATCGTGATCGGTCATGACATGCGTCCGTCGTCGCCGGGTCTGTCGGCGGCGTTCGCGCGGGGTGCGGCGGCGCGGGGTGTGGATGTCACGTTGATCGGGTTGTGCTCGACGGATCAGCTGTACTACGCGTCGGGTTCGTCGGGTCTGCCGGGTGCGATGTTCACGGCGTCCCACAATCCGGCGCAGTACAACGGCATCAAGTTGTGTCGTGCGGGGGCCGCTCCGGTGGGTCAGGACACGGGTCTGTCGCAGATCCGTGAGCTGGTGGAGAAGTGGTCGGACGAGGGCGCGCCGGCGATCGCCGAGGGCACCGTCCCGGGTACGGTCACGGAGCAGGACTCCCTCCCCGGCTATGCCGCGCACCTGAAGGGTCTGGTGGACCTGGCGTCGATCCGTCCGCTGAAGGTCGTCGTGGACGCGGGCAACGGGATGGGTGGTCACACCGTCCCGACCGTCTTCGACGGCCTGCCGCTGGACGTGGTGCCGATGTACTTCGAGCTGGACGGGACGTTCCCGAACCACGAGGCGAACCCGCTGGACCCGAAGAACATCGTGGATCTGCAGGCGCGGGTGCTGGCGGAGGGCGCGGATCTGGGGATCGCGTTCGACGGTGACGCGGACCGCTGCTTCATCGTGGACGAGCGTGGTGTGGGTGTGTCCCCGTCGGCGATCACGGCGTTGGTCGCGGCGCGTGAGCTGGCCCGTAACGGTGGTTCGGGCACGGTGATCCACAATCTGATCACCTCGTGGTCGGTGCCGGAGGTCGTCCGGGAGAACGGCGGCACCCCGGTCCGCACCCGTGTCGGTCATTCCTTCATCAAGGAGGAGATGGCGAAGACGGGTGCGATCTTCGGTGGCGAGCACTCGGCGCACTACTACTTCAAGGACTTCTGGAACGCGGACACGGGCATGCTGGCGGCGCTGCACGTGCTGGCGGCGCTCGGTGGTCAGGACGGTCCGTTGTCGGCGTTGGTGGCCTCCTACGACCGGTATGCGGGTTCGGGGGAGATCAACTCGACGGTCGGTGACCAGGCGGCCCGTCTGGCGGCGGTGAAGGAGACCTTCGCGGCCCGTGAGGGTGTCACCCTGGACGAGCTCGACGGTCTGACGGTGACGGGCGAGGACTGGTGGTTCAACGTCCGCGCCTCCAACACCGAGCCGCTCCTGCGGTTGAACGTGGAGGCCCGTGACGAGGCCACCCTGGCGAAGGTCCGCGACGAGGCCCTGGCCCTCATCCGCGCCTGA
- a CDS encoding NAD-dependent epimerase/dehydratase family protein, whose product MNTRHVVVTGATGFVGSAVLRRLAEQGPGDRGSRGSQGVMVRAVSRTQTPAGLSGAHWKGADLADGPSLRGVCDGTDVLLSLASYVGPDAERCTAVNSAGTAALMAEARRAGVGRIIHLSTCAVYGPGPHRGQEVGELTPAPVSAASGSRLAGEEAVLDAGGLVLRAGLVLGRGDRWAVPALVDAFRRVPAGWDGGAGRASFVDVDDLARLIVALAFADGAEIDAPGVLHAHHPEPVRNRDLMDALAEHRVLPARPEADWSWRRCLDALAATPGWVSERQFTLLAGDHWYRADAAWERAGIPPGPGPLSRLGPAARWYRERGGVAPG is encoded by the coding sequence TTGAACACCCGTCACGTCGTCGTCACCGGCGCGACGGGCTTCGTGGGCTCGGCAGTGCTGCGTCGACTGGCCGAACAGGGCCCCGGGGACCGGGGGAGCCGGGGGAGTCAGGGAGTCATGGTGCGTGCGGTGTCCCGTACGCAGACTCCGGCCGGATTATCCGGGGCGCACTGGAAGGGCGCGGACCTGGCCGACGGACCGTCCCTGCGCGGGGTGTGCGACGGTACGGACGTCCTGCTGTCCCTGGCCTCCTACGTCGGACCGGACGCGGAGCGGTGCACCGCCGTCAACTCCGCCGGAACCGCCGCCCTGATGGCCGAGGCCCGGCGGGCCGGAGTGGGGCGGATCATCCACCTGTCCACCTGCGCGGTGTACGGACCCGGGCCCCATCGGGGGCAGGAAGTGGGCGAGTTGACGCCCGCCCCGGTATCCGCGGCCAGCGGCAGCCGGCTGGCGGGGGAGGAGGCGGTGCTCGACGCGGGGGGACTGGTCCTGCGCGCGGGGCTCGTGCTGGGAAGGGGCGACCGGTGGGCCGTACCGGCTCTCGTCGACGCCTTCCGGCGCGTACCGGCGGGGTGGGACGGAGGGGCGGGACGAGCCTCCTTCGTCGACGTCGACGACCTGGCCCGGCTCATCGTGGCGCTCGCCTTCGCCGATGGCGCCGAGATCGACGCCCCGGGCGTCCTGCACGCACACCACCCGGAGCCGGTGCGCAACCGGGACCTCATGGACGCCCTCGCCGAGCACCGGGTGCTGCCGGCGCGGCCCGAGGCCGACTGGTCGTGGCGCAGATGCCTCGACGCCCTGGCCGCCACCCCCGGATGGGTGAGCGAGCGTCAATTCACCCTGCTGGCCGGTGACCACTGGTACCGCGCCGACGCGGCATGGGAACGCGCCGGAATCCCACCGGGGCCCGGCCCACTGAGCCGGCTCGGCCCGGCGGCGCGGTGGTACCGGGAGAGAGGCGGGGTGGCCCCGGGCTGA